One window of the Microbispora sp. ZYX-F-249 genome contains the following:
- a CDS encoding winged helix-turn-helix transcriptional regulator, translating into MATRTAAERREEERQRYNAYVATCPSRKLLDTLSDKWASLALTALAHGPLRYSELARMIAGVSQKMLTQTLRTMERDGLVSRTVTPSVPVRVDYRLTPLGENLLPLLEAIKRWAEVHMEDVEAAREAYDRRVDSQP; encoded by the coding sequence ATGGCCACCCGGACGGCCGCCGAACGGCGCGAGGAGGAACGTCAGCGGTACAACGCGTACGTCGCGACCTGTCCGTCGCGGAAGCTGCTCGACACGCTCAGCGACAAGTGGGCGAGCCTGGCGCTCACCGCGCTGGCCCACGGCCCGCTCCGCTACAGCGAACTGGCGCGGATGATCGCCGGTGTCAGCCAGAAGATGCTCACGCAGACGCTGCGGACGATGGAACGCGACGGTCTGGTCTCCCGTACGGTCACGCCCTCGGTGCCGGTCCGGGTCGACTACCGGCTCACGCCCCTGGGCGAGAACCTCTTGCCGCTGCTCGAAGCGATCAAGCGCTGGGCCGAGGTTCACATGGAGGATGTGGAGGCGGCCAGAGAGGCGTACGACCGGCGGGTCGACTCCCAACCTTGA